In Humulus lupulus chromosome 6, drHumLupu1.1, whole genome shotgun sequence, a single genomic region encodes these proteins:
- the LOC133784062 gene encoding protein EXPORTIN 1B-like isoform X2, translating into MIGQQDGKALFLILFQLLKLVKQFLLSEEVFDFSRGEMTQSKIKELKQSLNSEFQLIHELCLYVLSASQRTELIRATLSTLHAFLSWIPLGYIFESPLLETLLNFFPMPSYRNLTLECLTEVAALNFGDFYNAQYVKMYTIFMKLLQTMIPLNTNIPEAYAIGSSEVQAKLFLALQNLMKTIFYVFAQ; encoded by the exons ATGATTGGCCAGCAAGATGGCAAAGCTTTATTCCTGATCTTGTTTCAGCTGCTAAAACTAGTGAAACAATTT CTTCTAAGTGAAGAGGTGTTTGATTTCTCAAGAGGAGAGATGACTCAAAGTAAGATAAAGGAGCTTAAACAATCATTGAACAG TGAATTTCAACTCATTCATGAGCTATGCTTATATGTACTATCAGCCTCTCAAAGAACTGAGCTTATACGTGCAACACTCTCCACATTGCACGCATTTCTCTCATGGATTCCCCTGGGATATATATTTGAGTCTCCATTG CTTGAAACGCTGCTGAATTTTTTCCCCATGCCATCGTATCGGAATCTCACTCTTGAGTGTTTGACAGAG GTTGCAGCACTTAATTTTGGAGATTTCTACAATGCCCAGTACGTTAAGATGTACACCATATTCATGAAACTGTTACAG ACCATGATTCCTCTTAATACAAACATTCCTGAGGCTTATGCAATTGGTTCCAGCGAAGTGCAGGCAAAGTTGTTTTTGGCGCTTCAAAATTTAATGAAGACCATTTTTTATGTGTTCGCTCAATAA
- the LOC133784062 gene encoding protein EXPORTIN 1B-like isoform X1 — protein sequence MKGMILKHDWPARWQSFIPDLVSAAKTSETICENCMAILKLLSEEVFDFSRGEMTQSKIKELKQSLNSEFQLIHELCLYVLSASQRTELIRATLSTLHAFLSWIPLGYIFESPLLETLLNFFPMPSYRNLTLECLTEVAALNFGDFYNAQYVKMYTIFMKLLQTMIPLNTNIPEAYAIGSSEVQAKLFLALQNLMKTIFYVFAQ from the exons ATGAAAGGCATg ATTTTGAAGCATGATTGGCCAGCAAGATGGCAAAGCTTTATTCCTGATCTTGTTTCAGCTGCTAAAACTAGTGAAACAATTTGTGAGAATTGCATGGCTATATTGaag CTTCTAAGTGAAGAGGTGTTTGATTTCTCAAGAGGAGAGATGACTCAAAGTAAGATAAAGGAGCTTAAACAATCATTGAACAG TGAATTTCAACTCATTCATGAGCTATGCTTATATGTACTATCAGCCTCTCAAAGAACTGAGCTTATACGTGCAACACTCTCCACATTGCACGCATTTCTCTCATGGATTCCCCTGGGATATATATTTGAGTCTCCATTG CTTGAAACGCTGCTGAATTTTTTCCCCATGCCATCGTATCGGAATCTCACTCTTGAGTGTTTGACAGAG GTTGCAGCACTTAATTTTGGAGATTTCTACAATGCCCAGTACGTTAAGATGTACACCATATTCATGAAACTGTTACAG ACCATGATTCCTCTTAATACAAACATTCCTGAGGCTTATGCAATTGGTTCCAGCGAAGTGCAGGCAAAGTTGTTTTTGGCGCTTCAAAATTTAATGAAGACCATTTTTTATGTGTTCGCTCAATAA